The region CACTGAGAAAAAGCTTCTTCCTTAGATGCGATTTCCTTTACAAATTTTGTCTCATCCATAACTATTCTCCTCTGTCACAAAGCATAAATAAGATAAATCAATTGCCAAAATTCTATCACATTTTACTCAAATTGTCTAAAGGTTAAACCCTACAAACAGGTAAGGGTATAATGGTCATATTAATGAAATATTTAAAAAGTTTTATCTACTTGAAAATATTCAAATTAGTTGTCTATACCTCAAATCTAGTATATATCAGTCAATCTCTAATTATCAACGTCTCAACAAAAAATATACTAACTAGACCACCACCATAATCCTTACCAACAATTTTTTATCTTAAAAATGGGATGCTTGCACAACTATTGGTAATATTCTATAATATTAATCATGAATATAAACAGATCGATTATGCCAATTTTAACTATCGTTTTTTTTATTACCTGTGTTATTTTCTCTTCTGCTCAGAATGAACCAAAAATAGGTTTAGCTCTAGGAGCCGGGGGACCTCGTGGATTTGCCCATATCGGCGTATTAAAAGTACTGGAAAGGGAAGGAATTAAAATCGATTACATTGCCGGAACCAGTGTGGGTAGTTTAGTTGGAGCCTTTTATGCCCTCGGTTTTGATTTAAAGGACATAGAGGATTACATTTTAGAAGAGAATTTTACAAAATACCTATCTTTTAAAAATATTACCTTTGAATTAGAAGAGTATCAGGATAAGAAAATATTGGGAATTTCAATAAATCTACCCAAAATGATAGCCGATGCAGCCTGGCCTAGAGGCTTGCTTTCTACTATTGCCATAAGAGACAAATTTGACCAGCTTTCTAATTGGGCACATTTTGAACATGATTTAAAGATTCCCTACAAAGCAGTGGCTACGGACTTAATAACCGGAGAGAAGATTATTATAGATAAAGGAAAGGTCTCTAATGCTGTAGCTGCCTCCATTTCTATT is a window of Atribacterota bacterium DNA encoding:
- a CDS encoding patatin-like phospholipase family protein, giving the protein MPILTIVFFITCVIFSSAQNEPKIGLALGAGGPRGFAHIGVLKVLEREGIKIDYIAGTSVGSLVGAFYALGFDLKDIEDYILEENFTKYLSFKNITFELEEYQDKKILGISINLPKMIADAAWPRGLLSTIAIRDKFDQLSNWAHFEHDLKIPYKAVATDLITGEKIIIDKGKVSNAVAASISIPGLFYPFECEDGILVDGGLKDPVPVDVVRQMGADIVIAVSLQEMTGEKKDPNNVISIVERSMDIMIEDLTNLSLRGADLILKPQYQGEVSYFLKKKERVAIIRQGEIETENKINELKEMIRTF